From the genome of Desulfobacteraceae bacterium, one region includes:
- a CDS encoding Hsp70 family protein, producing MSDQMKRIFGIDLGTTYTSIAYVDEYGKAVVVPNAENQRVTPSVVFFDGGNIVVGDVAKESSKIYPNEVVSFIKRSMGEPDYLFSYDDKTYRAEEISSYILRKVAQDAEQSLGSKITDVVITCPAYFGINEREATRMAGEIAGFNVRQIINEPTAAAIAYGTVAISDKRVVMVYDLGGGTFDITLIDIQPDAIQVICTGGDHNLGGKDWDDRIVAYLVQEFQSQTGSDEEILEDPDTCQDLQLSAEKAKKVLSQREKTPISITHGGERVKVELQRSKFEEITSDLLERTVHLTHEMLEEAKKKGYNNFDEIILVGGSTRMPQVAARIQQEFGKEPKIFDPDEAVAKGAAIFGWKLSLNDGLVRRIAAKTNRKVEELQGDVALNPEEVEAAAQEIADEEGYTLPSVKSSLVKVKDVTSKSFGIVVNNAQNEEIVYSVILRNTGVPVEAAKRFFTAVDDQETVLIRIMEAETSEKSIPPEYAIEIGTAVMRLPRGLAADTPVDISFNLNKEGRLKIKAVESTEGRQVDASIETASVIQGEELAAAKMRSQSLVVY from the coding sequence AGGATTTTCGGGATCGACCTCGGCACCACCTATACCTCCATCGCCTATGTGGACGAGTACGGCAAGGCGGTGGTGGTGCCCAATGCCGAAAACCAGCGGGTTACCCCCTCCGTTGTGTTTTTCGACGGGGGCAATATCGTCGTCGGCGACGTGGCCAAGGAAAGCAGCAAGATCTACCCCAATGAGGTGGTCAGCTTCATCAAACGCTCCATGGGTGAACCTGACTATCTGTTCAGCTACGACGACAAGACCTATCGCGCCGAGGAAATTTCCAGTTACATCCTGCGCAAGGTCGCCCAGGACGCCGAGCAGAGCCTGGGGTCGAAGATCACCGACGTGGTCATCACCTGCCCGGCCTATTTCGGTATCAACGAACGCGAAGCCACCCGCATGGCCGGTGAGATTGCGGGCTTCAATGTCCGCCAGATCATCAACGAACCCACCGCGGCGGCCATCGCCTATGGCACTGTTGCGATTTCCGACAAACGGGTGGTGATGGTCTATGACCTTGGCGGCGGCACCTTCGATATCACCCTGATCGATATCCAGCCCGACGCCATCCAGGTGATCTGCACCGGTGGCGATCACAACCTCGGCGGCAAGGACTGGGACGATCGTATCGTGGCCTACCTGGTACAGGAATTTCAGAGCCAGACCGGCAGCGATGAGGAAATCCTGGAGGACCCGGACACCTGTCAGGACCTGCAGCTTTCCGCTGAAAAAGCCAAAAAGGTTCTTTCTCAGCGAGAAAAAACGCCTATTTCAATCACCCACGGCGGTGAGCGGGTCAAAGTCGAGCTGCAGCGCAGCAAGTTCGAGGAGATCACTTCGGATCTGCTGGAGCGCACCGTCCATCTGACCCATGAGATGCTGGAGGAGGCCAAGAAAAAAGGTTATAATAATTTTGATGAGATCATCCTCGTCGGCGGCTCCACCCGAATGCCCCAGGTCGCCGCGCGTATCCAGCAAGAGTTCGGCAAAGAACCCAAGATCTTCGATCCGGATGAGGCGGTGGCCAAGGGGGCGGCGATTTTCGGCTGGAAACTCTCCCTGAACGATGGTCTGGTGCGCCGCATTGCGGCCAAAACCAATCGCAAGGTGGAGGAACTGCAAGGGGATGTCGCACTCAACCCCGAAGAGGTCGAAGCGGCCGCCCAGGAGATAGCCGACGAAGAGGGCTACACCCTGCCGTCGGTCAAAAGTTCGCTGGTCAAGGTAAAGGACGTCACCAGCAAGAGCTTCGGCATCGTCGTCAACAACGCCCAAAACGAGGAGATCGTCTACAGCGTGATTTTGCGCAACACCGGTGTGCCGGTGGAGGCTGCCAAACGGTTCTTCACCGCGGTGGATGACCAGGAAACGGTCCTGATTCGCATCATGGAGGCCGAGACCAGTGAAAAGAGCATCCCGCCGGAGTATGCCATCGAAATCGGCACGGCCGTTATGCGGCTTCCGCGCGGCCTGGCCGCCGACACCCCCGTGGATATCTCCTTCAATCTGAACAAGGAGGGGCGCTTGAAGATCAAGGCGGTGGAATCCACCGAGGGCCGCCAGGTGGACGCCTCCATCGAGACCGCCTCCGTCATCCAGGGCGAGGAGCTGGCAGCGGCCAAGATGCGCAGCCAGAGCCTGGTGGTCTATTAA